The following DNA comes from Ricinus communis isolate WT05 ecotype wild-type chromosome 10, ASM1957865v1, whole genome shotgun sequence.
aTGTGCAAGGCTATTCCATTGAACTGATAGCATATATCTGTTCCTTTTGTGAATCACGTGTAAGGCTAATTCATTAACTGATAACAGATGTCTGCATCCATCATGAAAACTGATGCAATTTCTATAGGCTACACTATGTTATTGGACAAGTATTTCCTATAGACAAAATGTGTTGAGCTATTAACAGTAGAACAGCTTACTTACATGCTAATACAAATGGCAGGGTGATCAGAGGTCCCCTGGAATTATACCATTGGCAGTAAAGGATGCTTTTAGTATTATTCAAGAGGTActtcatataaaatatgattCAACATAAGATCATCTTCTTGTTCCTTGTGTTAAAACTGACAGTCTAACCTTTACCTATGCTTTAGACGCCAAACCGCGAGTTTCTCCTTCGTGTTTCATACCTAGAGATTTATAATGAGGTTAGCTTCTTCCCATTTTCTATAGCTTCTTTCTTGGTCTGTATTCTGCAATAtctcttccttcttttctcttagttcTGATGTAAACTAGCTCTATTActtttctttacctttttaGTGACTTCATATCTTTAGGCTTTTCTGCATTTCAGGTTGTCAATGATTTGCTGAATCCAGCAGGACAGAATTTAAGAATTAGAGAAGACGCTCAGGTACGTGCTTAACTATTTATGAGTGTGTTTTTGTGTGCTACCTTCTATAACTGCTGCAGTTAAAGCCTTGTGCTACAGGAATTGTTGCTATCTTTGACCTACTACAGCTTGATAAAATGTTTACTTCATTACCttcaaattttcttatattactCACCACAACCAGGATACTTGGATGACTATTACTATAGTCCATGCACTCAGCAAAACTGCCCAAGGCAACAACCTTAATGAGCATAAGTATACCTTTTGCCATAGATCCTAATATCCTATTGCCAAATGTTTCACCATAATTTTCCTCTGACCTACTATAATTGCTGCTGCATAGAGAAGCTTACTATTGGGCTAGTTCTATGGCTTGACATGGTAGAGTGAAGGTTGGTCAAAGAACTGATATTAACTTGGTAGAGGTACTTGATGGAATTTTTCAGCTTTTAATACCTTATTTTCCAGTATAGAATGACATAAGTACCAGTTGAAGCTCTATGGCTGTTTTCTTCATCAAAGATTTCAAATTATAACAATGTGATCTCTGAAGTTCCCATGTTATTTGCTTGTGCATGTTCATGGGATTATATCAGTACAATTCTACAAGTTGGACATGCAATTGCAGAAGTTTTCTGTATAAATCATTGGATGGTGTGAGCCAAAGCCCTGCTTCCAATTAAGATGGTTTGCTGCTTACAAACGCTCTATTTAGCTTGTATCCTCTTCCAGATTTCCCCCTCATAATATTCAAGTTAGCAAGAAGGCTACCATAAGTAGCAATATAGcttttttttcaattgaatAATGTAAACCTGCCGAAGGTGTTATTTCTTGGATTGGAATTCATCAATCAAGAATAGAGATGAACATCTGCAACCTGGTGTGCTGATTGCAACTAATGGTGAAGAATTATGGGTACATTTTAACCTGGAAAATTAACGCCTTCTAATAGTAATGCTATCCCCTCTATAAGCAAAGGGTATTGCAAGTCCAAAATGCTAAAGATCAACAGCATAATGTTGTTGGTGAATGGAATATTTAATTAGCAGAGGCGATCATAATTCTCTGAAGAAATTATCAGAACTTGGGATGAAAGATAAGATGCTTAAGATGCTCTTTAATAATGGTAACAATGACAGTCTCATCCTCTTTGGTTGCATGTGCTATACTAACTAAGCTCACCTATGATCAAAAGTCCCTTGATTATGTAATAAAGATTGGCATGACAGCATTGTCCAAGGTCTTGGTTATATGCCCAAATCTTTTGCTGCAAGTGCACCATTGACGGGTTCTGCTTTAGATTGGAAATTTCAGGATGGCTCACATTAGCTGATGCTTGCATGGGTTCTTAGATTCAGATATTCTTTTTGTTGCTTTAGGATTGCAAATCAAATTCAGAATGAGCTTCTGATTTTAGGATCATGCTGATTGTGATGGTCCTTGGGTTCAAATTTCAAGGGCATATGCTCTCATTTATTCAGACTTTTCATACTCAgtcatattcattaaatacCTCTCTGCACCATGAGAAGCAAACCATCTATTGGGAGATTGATAACAATGGCCACTTGAGATTGATAACAATGGCCACTTGAGATTGATAACAATGGCCACTTGAGGAAACATTATAGGCCATTATGGTATAGGATTCAGCTGGTTCCATTTTTATCATGATATACCCAACTACTTGGGTGTGGGACTACAAGGAAATGCTGCATGCTCATATGCTTGCCCAGCTCTTCTAAGCTTTTCCATCTAGGCAGTGTTACATACAGTGAACATTCAGAGCTTTTGAGCACCTTAAAAAGAGCATGTACCTCAACATTTGGGCAAGTGAACTGTTCAAGTTTTTATTATTCGATTAAAGTTTGTTATAGGTAATTGACTCCAAGGCACCTTAGATTATTTTGGGGCTAACCATTCCGTGGTTTACTATTCTATTAGTGAAATGGGTTCGATGTTCTGTTTCTCAACTCTTGCATGCTGGAGCATCCAAACTTTTAACTCTATACTATCAttgtcctttttctttctttttgttctttttcattttttatcagTGATATGGCCTGTTAGTGCACCTGCTAGTATATTTACACATCATTGCTTAGATTTGGTGAAGATGCATAATTTATCAATCTCAGCTAATGTTTATAGGGAACCTATGTTGAAGGAATAAAGGAAGAAGTTGTTTTATCTCCTGCCCATGCCCTTTCACTTATAGCAGCTGGAGAAGGtaatctcattttcttttgtgaTAATGGACATTAATCACCACCATGTAAGGCTGTGTGGCCCATGTACATGTGCAAAATTAAAGCCCCCATAAGAGAATGTAATCCTTCGAAAATATTTGTTCAAAAGAAATTGTGACTTGTGGAACCACCATTTTCTCCTTCATCTAAAGCCTAGAGGAATTTTTACATTCCCAAAAGCCCTTGTACTTTGCACTCTCTCCTTATTTCTTGCTTACATTAGAACCTCTCAAGATTCTAAGCTCTCTTTTCTAGGTTTCTGCTTGAAGCCAATTAATTTCAAGAATTGTATACACATGAAAGTGCATTGATCTCACCTATTCATAATGAAGAACATATTTCTATTTACCTTGGGTGTGACAAAAAGAACTGAACATTAATGATAAAAGTAATACCCTCTTTCATTAGGTAAATATCATCCAATGTCCCTAAATTTACATGTGCCTCCCATTTtagttcttatattttaatttctatcataaaactccttgtattttaattttggtaaCACTAACAACTCATTTACatgattttgagaaaaatatcaTCGTAGATATGATGAGACATCATAGCTTGATAGagatttaatatttcaatgattttaaaaagttcGTGGGAATATAACACCACATCCTATTTCAAAACTACAAATTTTAAGCATTCAAATGACATATTTCAGATACATAGATAGATAAGGTAGGTACATCTTGTGCCACGCAATCTTCCATCCATGATGCTATGcatttcaaattctttgaTCACAAATCTGTTAGACTCTATAACccttcaaatttaattttatttatggaaTAATCCAAATTATCAAGACATAAAATGGATGACTCAtgaatacttgatcaacttcaaaatacatattttattttaattgctaGAGCATTACTTAATTAGTTATGCTTATTAAAACAATCATATCAAAAGCTACAAGTTTCACGCAGTGTAATTGGTTATTGGGTTTATCTGTTGGCACAGAGCATAGACATGTGGGGTCCACAAACTTTAATTTACTCAGCAGCCGGAGCCATACAATATTTACTCTGGTAATCTTGCACTTTCTTCGTAGAAGCATAACTATTGATTTTTGCACTGCTCATATGTTTTCTTAGATATCTTTCTACTAATGATATCCTACATATTTAGAAATTCATTTTTTGGTTCCTCTGCCTTTTAAATTGACCATTTCCTACTACTTTTGGTACAGACAATAGAGAGTAGCCCATGCggtgaaaataatgaaggagAAGCTGTGAATTTGTCTCAATTGGTAATTTCTAAGACATGTATTCAGATACCAATGGTGATACTATGTTGCTTACCTGTTTAAATATCTACTTTGAATTTGGTCTAGTTGCATGTTTTACAATTTTGTTGTCTTTTACAGTGTTAATGATATTGTTTACTCATATGCTTGTCTCTCAATGCCAATGACCTTTTTTAACTTCTCCACATATTATTTATACCTGCAGAACCTCATAGATCTAGCAGGTTCTGAAAGTTCAAAGGCTGAAACTACTGGCATGAGACGAAAAGAAGGATCCTACATTAATAAGAGCCTGCTAACACTTGGAACTGTGAGGCTACATATACTATTATTGTTTATCACTAAAGTAGTAGTTAGTCATCTTTGTACCATCTACAACCTTACCAATGTAGAAATCATGTTAATTTTCTGCCCTCTCGTTTTCTGTTTCAGTATTTACCAGTAATGATTACACTGTTTAAAACTGATTGGGCAAGCTTTTCATAACACATTGaaatgtatgtatgtatgaaTATACATGCATATACTTTTCTTTGTGGTATTTCTGCTTATTGTGGATATCTTGTTCTCATATATGAGTTTATATAAAGCCCAGGGCAAATGTAAGatagaaaagcaaaagcaGCTGATTTGTCgtgtttgatttatttagtttatgtatttttaatgaCTTGTGATGCACTTCTGTATTGGGATTATGGCCCAGTCGAGTTGAGTATTTTCACAAGTTAGGTGTTccaaagattttattttttttcgtAATCTTCGTGGCTTTGTTTATGGTGTTTCTGATGTCAATTGGTGCATTGACTAATAAGTCAAGATGTACTATTTTCACCGCGACATGCGTTGATATAATGTTGTACTCTCTCAATATATCCTGCGTTTATATTCTAGATTTAGAAATTCTATTATttccacttttttttttttctaaaggtATGGGCCTAAAATGATAACAAATTATTCaggattcagaaatttttttctcacaaatatcataaaaagaatCACCGTGCTGCATCTGATGGCCTTGAGTGAATTCCGTTCTAGTTTCAATGTTTACATTGTGTGATAAAATTATCTTGAATTTTTTACTTATGGCTCTTATAGGTCATATCAAAGTTGACAGATGGGAGGGCCACCCATATTCCGTATAGGGACTCTAAACTGACCAGGCTTCTTCAGTCTTCATTAAGCGGTCATGGTCGTGTGTCAGTAAGTATAAAACTTTTTTGTGtaatgttttacttttatgtttaaaCACATTGCAGTTCTGGCAGCATGAGGTCTGTGTGACATCTCTACCTATACTTGCAATCTTGCATCATTATACTTCTTACGGATGCTACGTGCCTTTACCAGGCCCCCGCTTATCCAGTTAACTTTTGTCTAACAGCTTATATGCACTGTCACTCCTTCATCAAGCAATTGCGAAGAGACACATAATACTCTGAAATTCGCTCATCGTGCTAAACATATTGAAATTCAAGCAGCACAAAATAAGGTATTTTTTCCCCATAGATCTCTAAAACAATCTTCTTGTGAAGGTTTgaactaattatttattttgcagaTTATTGATGAGAAATCACTTATCAAAAAGTATCAAAATGAGATACGCTCTTTAAAGGAAGAGCTAGAACAATTGAGGAGGGGTATTGTTACAGTTCCTCAATTGAAAGATATGGTGGAAGATGATATTGTCCTCCTAAAACAAAAGGTACACTCAGCTTGTTGCCGCAATTGGACCATATAGTTTTCAGCATCACATGATCTCGGTGAAAGATTTGTTATTTAGAGAACTTTCATCTTTAGTGATTCTTAGCcgagttataattttatcattacCATTTGTAACTTGACCATTGGAAACAGAATaaagaacagaaaaagaagaacGCAAACATAACCAAAGAATGATGATATAAATTCTGAATTAGCTCCCGCCTTTATGCATCTTAAATGAATCTTGTTTGTCTGCATATCTGACTTATATACATGTTCAGTAAACATGAATCAAAATGAGGTACGCTCTTTAAAGGAAGAGTTAGAACAATTGAGGGGGAGTATTTTGACAGTTCCTTAATAGAAAGATATGGTGGAAGATAATATTGTCCTCCTAAAACAAAAGGTACACTTGTAGAGCTTTTTGCCACAATTGGACCATTTAGTTTTTAGCGTCACCTGATCTCAGCGAAAGATTGTTATTTAGAGAAATTTcatctttattaattcttagtCGAGTTATGGTTTTGATCATTAGCATTTGTAGCTTGACcattttgaacaaaatagagaacagaaagaagaaagcaaacataaaataagagtgataatatatattctgAATTAGCTTCCACCTTTCTAACATATGCATCTTCACTGAATTTTGTTTGTCTGCATATCTGACTTATATACATATTCAGTAAACAACTCatctaataatatttgatgTCATGCACAAATTGTCTTTGTGAGTTGTGACACCTTTGTTTCTTCTGTATCTTCTGTTGAATTGTTGCAAAATGGTCTGATtcattcatttaatatatgaaGCTGGAAGATGGTCAAGTCAAGCTGCAATCTAGATtggaacaagaagaagaagccaaAGCAGCTTTGCTGAGCAGAATACAACACTTGACGAAGTTAATTTTGGTCTCCTCCAAAGCTTCACAATCATCAAGGTTTCCTCACCGCCCTGGTCCAAGGAGGAGACATTCCTTCGGAGAAGAAGAGGTACTACTATAATTGGTTCAATTTGACTATATGTATACacacaaattttcttttgaaccATGAGTTAAGATTTGTCTCCAATACCTTTCTAATTTGACGTTAACTGAGTATAATAGTGGTGTCTATGTATGAGAGTTCCACGGCTTTCTCTATTTAATTTGATCTGATTATAGTTGCTTATACATAACATGCAGCTTGCTTACCTACCATACAAAAGGCGGGACTTGATGTTGGATGATGAAAACATTGACTTGTACGTTTCTCTTGAAGGGAATAGTACTGAAACTACAGATGATACACTTAAGGAGGAGAAGAAATCCAGGAAGCATGGTTTATTAAATTGGTTAAAGCTGCGGGTATGTTTTTGAAAGGGATAAACTTAAACTTAGTTTCAGTCTATATTGCAGCTTGTAGTTgcttatagaattttattaaaagcaGGAATCATAAAAACAATGACTGTGTTTCGCACACGTCAAAAACCCTATGCACATTGGCGATCTGTGTTACTATAATTCATAATAGTTTACTGGTTCAATTTCAGGCATCATGCTTCCCTATTTTGACACTAGAATGTTTACTGTTTGTTAGCAGAAACGAGATAGTGGCATGGGGACAAGTACCAGTGATAGATCAAGTGGTGTAAAATCTAATAGTACACCTTCAACACCTCAAGCAGAAAACAGCAATTATCATACAGAATCCAGATTTTCAAATCCTTTGCTTACAGAAAGCTCTCCATCAGCTGATCTTCTATCGGATATAAGACTGGATACAGAAGTTCCCGAGGACAATTTCCTTGGGCAAGAAACTCCTTCAGTATGCAGATggtcttttttattaattagtatacTAGTAACTTTGTGAGGATACATTGTGCATAGTCTGCATCTCTAAATTCATGTGGTTTCTTTGTTTCAGACTAGCATAAGAACAAGTGATCAGATTGAACTTCTAAGGGAGCAGCAGAAAATTTTGTCTGGGGAGGTAGCACTGCATTCAAGTGCTTTGAAGAGATTGTCTGAGGAGGCCTCAAGGAATCCCCAGAAGGAACAGATTCATGTAATAATCTATTTCCCTACACCTTTCCTCATTGCTCCTTCTGGcctagaaaattaaatttgtggttctctttatattttaggTAGAGATCAAGAAGTTGAATGATGAAATTAAGGTGAAGAATGAACAAATTGCTTCACTGGAAAAGCAAATTGCTGATTCTGTCATGGCTTCACACAACAAAATTGATAAATCGGATGCATCACTGGTAAGTTTATCTCTGCTTATTACTGCATAAACTGCTCATCTATAGTTGATATCCATCTTTAAGCCTTTAGTTGTTTTATGCCGCAGACAATTGCTGAACTGATGGGGCAGTTGAATGAGAAGTCATTTGAACTTGAGGTAATTATATTCTACAATGTGACATGAGAATATAATATCTTTACGTTTGTACTACAATGACAAACTTGATAACCATTTGAAACTAAAACACCGGAGCTTGATTCTTAAGATTAAATGGGGACTGTTGAACCTTGATTAGAGTCCATTTTATGTAACAAGTTGGAGTTTCAAATGCAGATTATAAATCGTGAGTGATAATAATGTACTTTTACCAACTCGTTTAGTATGTACTAAATTAATCAGGAAGATTCTCAACATCTTTTTAACTTcttgattaataataattcatccacattttctcatttttaactAATCTgaatttgtttatttcataaatatcatcTTTTCATTCCTCTTTTCAGGTTAAAGCTGCAGATAATCGGGTAATTCAAGAGCAGC
Coding sequences within:
- the LOC8287221 gene encoding kinesin-like protein KIN-7K, chloroplastic isoform X1, which translates into the protein MATKQQGSKWKKTSLSNFSKGVMNSPSSSTTSSSKQFIETSIDGQSSPASSSARSKPQYFYSENVSLDAERSKENVTVTVRFRPLSPREIRQGEEIAWYADGETIVRNEHNPSIAYAYDRVFGPTTTTRHVYDVAAQHVVGGAMEGVNGTIFAYGVTSSGKTHTMHGDQRSPGIIPLAVKDAFSIIQETPNREFLLRVSYLEIYNEVVNDLLNPAGQNLRIREDAQGTYVEGIKEEVVLSPAHALSLIAAGEEHRHVGSTNFNLLSSRSHTIFTLTIESSPCGENNEGEAVNLSQLNLIDLAGSESSKAETTGMRRKEGSYINKSLLTLGTVISKLTDGRATHIPYRDSKLTRLLQSSLSGHGRVSLICTVTPSSSNCEETHNTLKFAHRAKHIEIQAAQNKIIDEKSLIKKYQNEIRSLKEELEQLRRGIVTVPQLKDMVEDDIVLLKQKLEDGQVKLQSRLEQEEEAKAALLSRIQHLTKLILVSSKASQSSRFPHRPGPRRRHSFGEEELAYLPYKRRDLMLDDENIDLYVSLEGNSTETTDDTLKEEKKSRKHGLLNWLKLRQKRDSGMGTSTSDRSSGVKSNSTPSTPQAENSNYHTESRFSNPLLTESSPSADLLSDIRLDTEVPEDNFLGQETPSTSIRTSDQIELLREQQKILSGEVALHSSALKRLSEEASRNPQKEQIHVEIKKLNDEIKVKNEQIASLEKQIADSVMASHNKIDKSDASLTIAELMGQLNEKSFELEVKAADNRVIQEQLNQKICECEGLQETIVSLKQQLADAQEMRNPSPLPSYSQRLAQLKSLHEPHQVEKENAATEDRKEDLLRQAQANETEELKQKVDVLTESKEQLELRNQKLAEESSYAKGLASAAAVELKALSEEVSKLMNHNERLSAELASLKSSPPQCRSSSTVRNGRRENHVKRQDQVGPTSELKKELALCRDRELQYEAALMEKDQREADLQSKVEESKHREAYLENELANMWILVAKLKKSHGADIDISESTRDSNS
- the LOC8287221 gene encoding kinesin-like protein KIN-7K, chloroplastic isoform X2 — encoded protein: MATKQQGSKWKKTSLSNFSKGVMNSPSSSTTSSSKQFIETSIDGQSSPASSSARSKPQYFYSENVSLDAERSKENVTVTVRFRPLSPREIRQGEEIAWYADGETIVRNEHNPSIAYAYDRVFGPTTTTRHVYDVAAQHVVGGAMEGVNGTIFAYGVTSSGKTHTMHGDQRSPGIIPLAVKDAFSIIQETPNREFLLRVSYLEIYNEVVNDLLNPAGQNLRIREDAQGTYVEGIKEEVVLSPAHALSLIAAGEEHRHVGSTNFNLLSSRSHTIFTLTIESSPCGENNEGEAVNLSQLNLIDLAGSESSKAETTGMRRKEGSYINKSLLTLGTVISKLTDGRATHIPYRDSKLTRLLQSSLSGHGRVSLICTVTPSSSNCEETHNTLKFAHRAKHIEIQAAQNKIIDEKSLIKKYQNEIRSLKEELEQLRRGIVTVPQLKDMVEDDIVLLKQKLEDGQVKLQSRLEQEEEAKAALLSRIQHLTKLILVSSKASQSSRFPHRPGPRRRHSFGEEELAYLPYKRRDLMLDDENIDLYVSLEGNSTETTDDTLKEEKKSRKHGLLNWLKLRKRDSGMGTSTSDRSSGVKSNSTPSTPQAENSNYHTESRFSNPLLTESSPSADLLSDIRLDTEVPEDNFLGQETPSTSIRTSDQIELLREQQKILSGEVALHSSALKRLSEEASRNPQKEQIHVEIKKLNDEIKVKNEQIASLEKQIADSVMASHNKIDKSDASLTIAELMGQLNEKSFELEVKAADNRVIQEQLNQKICECEGLQETIVSLKQQLADAQEMRNPSPLPSYSQRLAQLKSLHEPHQVEKENAATEDRKEDLLRQAQANETEELKQKVDVLTESKEQLELRNQKLAEESSYAKGLASAAAVELKALSEEVSKLMNHNERLSAELASLKSSPPQCRSSSTVRNGRRENHVKRQDQVGPTSELKKELALCRDRELQYEAALMEKDQREADLQSKVEESKHREAYLENELANMWILVAKLKKSHGADIDISESTRDSNS